The segment CGCATAGCCAATCAAGCCGATGGTGGGGCGACGCTCCCGCGGGGCCTTGTCCATGCTTCTGAAGCTCGTTTTCAGTGGCAACGCGCCGGTGGTTTGATCGTCACCTTTCCCCTCACCCCAGCCCTCTCTCTTGGGGAGAGGGAGAACAGCTTCCAGCGCTAGGCGCGAATGATGCCTTGCGGTTGGTCCACCGTGCGAACCGTGATTCCCTCTCCCAGGGGAGAGGGCCAGGGTGAGGGGAAAGGGAGCGGACACTGGCCGGTTGCTTGCAAGATCGCCTGCGGCGCCAGCCACTGAAAACAGCGAAGGACTGAGAATTCTCAGTCCATAGGAGAGGTTAGCTAGGGAAAGTGCGTTCAAAGATTCACAAGGCTTTGCCGGTTAGGAATCGGCCGCGTTGACTGGTTGCCCGGACAGAACATCGCCCGGATCGATGATCACGACGTCGCCCATTTCCAGGCCGGAGACAACCTCGATGGAATCGCCAACCCGCCGGCCGGTCGTGACCCGTTTCTCGAGCGCTTTGCCATCCCGGACGACAAACACTTTCTCGACACCGGCAAACGAGGACAGAGCATTCACGGGAACCAGAATCCCGCGCGAGGTGTTGTCCGTGACGATTTCCGCTTTGGCGAAAGATCCCGGACGCAGCTCGCCGGGATTCACCACGTCGGCTTCGACCCAGAGCATGCGCGTCAATTCTTCGATGGCCGGACTGAGCCGTTTGATTTCGCCCGTATAGACGTTCGTGTTGCCTTCGACCTTTAGCCGCACTTTTTGGGCGACCCGAATATTGCCGGCTTCGCGCTCCGGGACCTCCAGCCGCAAACGGAGTGGATTCATCCGGACGAGAGTCACCAGCGGCGTTCCGGAACTCAGAAACTCTCCGGCATTGGCCCGGCGCTCTTGAATGACGCCATCGAACGGCGCGCGGGTCTCGGTATCGATCAACTGCTGGCGCGCGATCTCCAGCTCGGCTTTGCGTTGCGCCAGCAGAGCCTGGCGATTCCGCACTTCGAGCAAGGCATCCTCGTAACGGCTCTGCGCTACCTTGTGCGCCGCGTCTGTGGTTTCCAATTCCGATGCGGAAAGAATGCCTTGCTCGGACAACTTGAGCACGCGGTCGCGATTGGCTTTGGCCTCATCCAGCAAGGCGCGCATTTGCCGGACGGTGCTGGTCTTTTCAATGTCAGTCACGTGGTCCGTGCCCTCGGGAGTCAGGCCCAGGCGCACGCGAGCCTGGCTCAACAGCGCTTCTGCTTGCTGGAGTTCCAACTGAGAGTCGCGCGGCTCGATTTGCGCGATCAACTCACCTTGATGCACGACGCTCCCCAAATCCACGGCTACGGTCTGAAGTCGGCCCGAGACTTTGGTGCTGAGTGTGGCACGATCCAGAGCAGCCAAAGAGCCGACTGCGTTTACGATTTGTTCGAGTGGAGAGGCCGCCACGCGCACGGTTTTGACGCGCCGGGGCGGCGCCGCGGACTCCGCCGTCTTCTGCCGCGAGGAGGACGAATCGCCCCGCTCGCAGCCGGTCCAAAGCATCGAGCTGCCGGCCAGCGCCAAAAACAAAATCAACTGAACCAACTCTCTACGCACGCGATTTGTGTGAGGCAGATTAAGCCAAGCCGCCCGCTCCTGCAATCGTTTAGCCTCATGTCCGAAGCTGCATCCGGTACACTGCCCTCGAATCTCCAACGGCGAAACTCCCTCTCCTCCATGAAGTGGAGGTCTCGGTCCCATAAATAGAAACTGGCTGCTCCTCCCCAACCACTCCCATTCCTTCGTCCCGGGAGAGGGAGAAGACTGCGGGTGGCGGTGTCAGTCACGAGGCGGGGACGTCTCGCGAACTGGCAGGCTGGAAGCCTGCCCTACATTCGCCACGGCGTAGAGGTGTTTCATCGTTGCGACGTAGAGCACGCCGTGCGCGGCTGTCGCAGTGGCGCTGATGGGGCTGCCCAACTCGACTCGGCTCAGAATTTTCTTTTCCCGACTCGCCGCGAACACCCAGAAATCGCCCCGGCGCGTGCCCAGATACACTTTGCCATCCGCCACGAGCGGGGAAGCCCAGACGTCACCCTTCAATTCGTGCGTCCAATACGGCTTGCCCGTGCCGGCATCGATGCAGTGCACGGTGCGGCCCACGTCCGCAATGAAAACAAGGCCGTCGTGCACGGCCGGCGTGGACACCGTGTGTTTGACGAGCGGATACGACCAGATTTCTCCCGTGCGCGTGATGTCGCCGGTTTTCGTGGCGTCGATGCACTTGAGCCATGCGCCATTTTTGCCCCAGAAAAGATCACCGCCACCCGCGACGTAGATGCGGCCCTGATAGAACACGGGCATGCCGTAAATGTTGCTCGGACCTTCTTGCCGATTGCTGTTGTAGCGGTGGACGTTTTCCTTTGGCGCGGCTGGATCGAAGTCGAAGCGCCACGCTGTTTTCAGGTTCTGAACCCCCTCGTTCCGGTTGGCGGTGTCCACGCTGCGGGGATCTGGGTCCTTCGTAATGCGTAGAACGTGATCCGTAATTGGCTCGAAGGCGTACACGATGCCGTCGCCGCCGGCGAAGAAGATCAAAGGGCGGCCATTCACTTCGCCAAGCGAGGGCGCGGACCACGTGCAATGGAAAATGCGCGACGCGTTTCGCTCGTTCTCGCGCGCCAAAAGCCGGCCGGTGCGCTTATCGAACACGACCAGGCCCGGCGCGTCCGGGGTGCGAATGCGCTTGTGGGTGTTATCCACGCCTGTGCCGGAGTTCAGGTAAAGATGATCGCCCTGAATGAGAATCGAACTGTGCGCGGCGTCGTGCGACCAGATGCCCGCGCCGGTCGTCAGGTTGAACATCCAGAGAATGTCGGCGTCCAGCGGGCCGGGCGTCATCCTGGTAGCCGCCGACGTGGGGAGGCTCTGACCAACTTCGGATTGCGGATTGCGGATTGCGGAACTTCCACCGGTTTCGGATTTGGATCCGGTGATGGCGCTGTTTTGAGAGCCGGTTGGAGACTTGGGCGTCATATACGCGCCTTCGTCTTGGAACGGGCCGTCGTTGCCGTTAGCCAGCCCATTGAGGTCCAGACAAAGCACATCGCCGCGATTGCTGACGATATAGACGCGGTCGCCTTCGATGGTGGCGGGCGACGAAATGCCGCTGTTGGGCCAGTCGTGGTAAGGGTCCTCCTCGCGCTTGGGCACGACGAGTTGCCAGAGCAGTCGGCCATCCTTTTCGTCGAAGCACATCAACACGCCCCGGTCGCCCTGGTGCTTCGGGTCGCGCGGTTCGCCGTTGTTCGTGCCGATCAGGACGCGGCCCCGGGCCATCACCGGCGTGGAGTGGGATTCAGTGCCAAGGCGCGCGGTCCATTTGATGTTCTGGCCCGTCTCCGGTGAGAACGCTTCCGGCAGGCCCTTCTCACTGGAGACCATGTTGCGCGACCAGGCCTGGCCCCACTGAGGTTGCTCCGCGCCGAAGACCCAGGCTGCGGTGGCGACAAATACCGCGGCACAGACGGCTGGCAGAGGGAGATGCGGTTTGACAGCGTGTTTTGAAAACCACCACTGCTCGTAGCAGCCGACGTAAGGAGGCTCAAAATTCTTCGGGAAATCGGAAACATGGGCCTCCTTACGTCGGCTGCTACGATTTTCAAAGCACGCTCTGAGCTTCAGGTATTCACCGCTGTGATTCATTTTGAATTCCTATTCTCAATTTCCAATTTGGCTGGTCGCTGCCTACCGTCCTTCGCAATCGTTCACGAGCGAATCCGAGGTGACGGTTGTTGGACGCTGTTCGGGGAAGGAAACTTCATCCGTCAGCCCATGAACCGGGCGCCTGGAGCGCCGGTCTCCGATTCGGCGCGTTTCGGTGACGCCTTGTCATCGCGATTCAGATATTAACAAAAGCGAACGAAAGTCGGGTTAGTTGTGCTGGGGCGAGCATCGACGAACGGCTCGGCTGGAGCTTCGTCCTACCGTGGCTAACCGCCGTCAACGGCGCGGTCCGCGAGGAACGGTGTGTTACTTGTACGGCGCGACGTAAGTGCGAAACCATTCGTGGTCGGCGGCCTCGGTGCGGGGAAGCCAGGAGATATTGTTCGGGACCACGACGCTGCCGTTGCGCATCACCCGGTCCACACCCGGACTTCGCCAGCGGCGGATTTCCGCGTGCCCGTCCACAAAGCTCGCCCCGGCGGATTTGCCATGCCGGCCCGAGGGCGCGTCCAGCCAGGAGTTCTTGTTGTATTTGCGCAGATCGTCGAAGGCGAAAAAGTGCGAGTCATTGATGCTGTTCTCGTGCTCGTCGATGAGATTGAAGATGGCGGAGGGCCCGGGATCACTGACCGCGCTGAGCTTTGGCATGGTCGAGTAACTTGCGCGGTGGTTCTGCTCATACCTCCCATCCTTTCCTATATTCCATGCGGAGATAATGATTCGCCTCCGGCACGTTTGTGACTTTGAATTTCTTCGCGTCCCATTCGATCTTCACACCGGCGCGCAAGGCAACATTGCCAAGCAGCACGGCTTCCGTCATCGGCCCAGAGTAATCGAAATTGGAAAGGGCCTTGGGGCCGCCCTTACAGGCATTGAGCCACTCCTGGTGGTGGCTTCTCTCCCAGTCCGTCTGGCGCGGGAATCTCTCGGGGATGTTCTTGAAATCCGCGGCTTTTGCCCCCGACAAAAACGCGCCCGGCCCCCAATAACTCGGAACGAACAGCGTGTCCTTCTCCCCGATCATGATCACGCCGTTGCCGGGGAGTTCTTTGGTCTTCGCCAGTTCGGGCTCCGGTTTCTTGCCTCCGTCGTACCAGATCAGCTTCACCCGGGTCTGCGGTCCACGTGCCGCGAATTCGTAAGTGATGATTGACCAAACCGGCGCGGTTTCGCTGTTCACGTCAGAGGATTGCCCTTCCACGCTGATGGGATCGCGCAACTGCAACGCGAAGAACGCCAGGTCCATGTTGTGGCAAGCCATGTCGCCGAGCGCACCCGTGCCAAAATCCCAAAAGCCGCGCCATTTGAAGGGAACGTAAGCTGGGTTGTACGGTCGCGACGGCGCAACCCCCAACCACAAGTCCCAATCCAATGTCTCGGGAACTTTGGGGGCCTCCTTCGGATTGGGGCGGTCGATGCCTTGCGGCCACCAATTCCCTGGCCGATCGGTCCAGACATGGACCTCGCGCACTTTGCCGAGCACGCCGCCTTGAATCAACTCCACGAGGCGTCGCGTGTCCGGATTTGAGTGGCCCTGATTGCCCATTTGCGTGGCGACTTTGTGCTGGCGTGCGACCTCGGTCATTTGCCGGGCTTCATGGACGGTGTGCGTGAGCGGTTTCTGGCAATACACGTGTTTGCCCATCTTCATCGCTGTCAGCGCGGCAGGCGCGTGCATGTGGTCCGGCGTCGAAACCGTGACGGCGTCGATCCCTTGGCCCTCCTTGTCGAGCATGAGGCGAAAATCTTTGTAGCGTTTGGCGTGCGGATACTTCTTGAACGAGCCGGCCGCGTTGACTTCATCGACATCGCAAAGCGCCACGATGTTCTCGTGATCGACCACGGCGACGTCGCCGGCGCCTTTGCCGCCGACCCCGATTCCGGCAATGTTCAAACGTCCGTTCGCGCCAAGCACATTTCGGCTGGAGATAAGCGGGAAAGTCAGCGCACCGGCGGCGACGGCAGTGGATTTCAGGAATTGACGGCGAGTGAGAGCGTGAATGTTCATAAAGCGAAGTTAATCGGCTGCCACTCGCGCAGCCTCGTCGTGCTTGGGCGTCGAAGGATGCTTGTGTCGTGGCCGGTCAGCCGTGGCTGTCGGCGCCATGGCGCGGAGCCTTTGAATGATCGGAGGCAGATGCTCCAGCAAATAATCGACATCCGCGTCGGAATTGTAAAATCCCAGGCTGAACCGAACGCAGCCGCGCGCTCGTGACGGACTCAACCCCATCGCCGTCAGCACGTGCGAAGGATCGAGCGCGCCCGTCGTGCAGGCCGAGCCGCTGGAAGCGCAGACCCCAACGTGATCCAGCAACACCAGGATCGCTTCCGCCTCGACGCCATCGAACGCGATGTTCGACGTGTTGGGAAGCCGGGGATCCCTGGCGCCGGTTCGAATGGTGTGGGGGATGCCGGCAAGGATCGAGTTTTCGAGCCGGTCCCGCATTCGGCGCACGCGCGAATTCTCCTCGTCAATCCGCGCCATGACCAGGTCCGCGGCGCGGCCGAAACCCACGATGCTGGCCACGTTCTCGGTGCCTCCGCGCTTCCCGCGCTCTTGATGCCCGCCAATGACGTAAGGCTGAAACTTGGTTCGCCGTTTCACGTAAAGAAGCCCGATGCCTTTCGGCGCATGCAGCTTGTGCCCGGACAAAGACAGCAGATCGACTCCGAGCGACTTGACGTCGATCTTCAACTTGCCGGGGACTTGAACGGCATCCGTATGAAAGAGCACGCCTTTGCTTAGGCAGATCGCCGCGATTTCTTCGATGGGGAAAAGGACGCCCGTTTCATTGTTGGCCCACATGACAGAGACGACGGCGGTATCGGGCCGGATCGACGTTTCGAGCAGGTGCAAGTCGAGCGACCCATCCGGTTCGACCGGGAGGAAAGTGACCTCGTAGCCCTGCTTTTGGAGGAACTGGCCGAATTTGATATTTGCCGAATGTTCGACGGCGGTCGTGATCACATGGCGCTTGCCGGGGTGAGTCAGAAGGCAGCTCTGAATGGCGGTGTTGTTGCTCTCCGTTCCGCAACTGGTGAAGACGATCTCGCGGGGCTCGGCGTTGATCAACGCGGCGACTTTTTGCCGCGCATGTTCGATATGCTTCGCCAGGCGGTTGCCAAAGCCATAGGCGCTCGATGGGTTGCCCCACTCATCGGTCAAATAAGGGAGCATGGCTTCGAGAACTTCGGGAGGAACCCGCGTCGTCGCGTTATTGTCGAAATAGTAAATCGTTTTCTGGCCCATATCTGCCCATCAGACTTCCTGGGTCTTTCGGTCCAATATCCAGCGGTTTTGGCCGCGAGGGAAGTTCAATTAAAGCCCGCGTTTTGATGGATCTCAAGGAAACTCATGCTGGTTTTGAGAGTTGACAGAAAAGACATACCATAGAATGATAAGTATCTTTGTTAATTAACTTATGATTGGCATGCTTGGCTGCGCAAATAGAGAATTGAGCGAGGTCTTGGAATGACTTGCAACGAGATTACCGTTCTCGATCGCTTGTTCCAGACCGCGCACACGGAAGATGTGCTCGCCTGGGCTTGGGAGAAATTCGGCACACGTGCGGCCATCGGAACGAGCTTCCAAGGCGCGGGGCTGGTCATGATGCACTTGGCGAAGGAACACAGCCTGAAGTTCCCGGTCTTCACTCTGGACACCGGCTTGCTCTTTCCGGAGACGCTGGAATTGAAGAGACGTTTGGAAGATTTCTTTGGCTATCCGATCGAGTCCTGCGTTCCCGATTTGACGGCCGAACAACAGACCCAAGCTCATGGATCGGCGCTTTGGGAACGTGATCCGGACCTTTGCTGCACGCTGCGGAAAGTATTGCCTCTCCAGGGCAAGCTGAGTGGACTGGATTGCTGGATTACCGGATTGCGCCGCCAGCAGTCGGAGAGCCGCGCGAACCTGGGGATCCTGGAAGCTTACGTGTTCGACAAGAGCGAAGGCCGAGATATCTTCAAACTGAACCCGATGGCTAACTGGACTCGCGATGCCGTGTGGGAATACATTCGGAAGCACGGCATTCCGTACAATCCCTTGCACGATCAAGGCTATCGCTCTATCGGTTGCTGGCCTTGCACCCGCAAGACGGCGAATGGCGAAAATGAGCGAGCCGGGCGGTGGACCGGATTTGACAAAGTGGAGTGCGGCATCCACACATTCATGGCCAAAAAACCTGATTTCCAGAT is part of the Verrucomicrobiota bacterium genome and harbors:
- the nifS gene encoding cysteine desulfurase NifS → MGQKTIYYFDNNATTRVPPEVLEAMLPYLTDEWGNPSSAYGFGNRLAKHIEHARQKVAALINAEPREIVFTSCGTESNNTAIQSCLLTHPGKRHVITTAVEHSANIKFGQFLQKQGYEVTFLPVEPDGSLDLHLLETSIRPDTAVVSVMWANNETGVLFPIEEIAAICLSKGVLFHTDAVQVPGKLKIDVKSLGVDLLSLSGHKLHAPKGIGLLYVKRRTKFQPYVIGGHQERGKRGGTENVASIVGFGRAADLVMARIDEENSRVRRMRDRLENSILAGIPHTIRTGARDPRLPNTSNIAFDGVEAEAILVLLDHVGVCASSGSACTTGALDPSHVLTAMGLSPSRARGCVRFSLGFYNSDADVDYLLEHLPPIIQRLRAMAPTATADRPRHKHPSTPKHDEAARVAAD
- a CDS encoding Gfo/Idh/MocA family oxidoreductase is translated as MNIHALTRRQFLKSTAVAAGALTFPLISSRNVLGANGRLNIAGIGVGGKGAGDVAVVDHENIVALCDVDEVNAAGSFKKYPHAKRYKDFRLMLDKEGQGIDAVTVSTPDHMHAPAALTAMKMGKHVYCQKPLTHTVHEARQMTEVARQHKVATQMGNQGHSNPDTRRLVELIQGGVLGKVREVHVWTDRPGNWWPQGIDRPNPKEAPKVPETLDWDLWLGVAPSRPYNPAYVPFKWRGFWDFGTGALGDMACHNMDLAFFALQLRDPISVEGQSSDVNSETAPVWSIITYEFAARGPQTRVKLIWYDGGKKPEPELAKTKELPGNGVIMIGEKDTLFVPSYWGPGAFLSGAKAADFKNIPERFPRQTDWERSHHQEWLNACKGGPKALSNFDYSGPMTEAVLLGNVALRAGVKIEWDAKKFKVTNVPEANHYLRMEYRKGWEV
- a CDS encoding efflux RND transporter periplasmic adaptor subunit, with product MGPRPPLHGGEGVSPLEIRGQCTGCSFGHEAKRLQERAAWLNLPHTNRVRRELVQLILFLALAGSSMLWTGCERGDSSSSRQKTAESAAPPRRVKTVRVAASPLEQIVNAVGSLAALDRATLSTKVSGRLQTVAVDLGSVVHQGELIAQIEPRDSQLELQQAEALLSQARVRLGLTPEGTDHVTDIEKTSTVRQMRALLDEAKANRDRVLKLSEQGILSASELETTDAAHKVAQSRYEDALLEVRNRQALLAQRKAELEIARQQLIDTETRAPFDGVIQERRANAGEFLSSGTPLVTLVRMNPLRLRLEVPEREAGNIRVAQKVRLKVEGNTNVYTGEIKRLSPAIEELTRMLWVEADVVNPGELRPGSFAKAEIVTDNTSRGILVPVNALSSFAGVEKVFVVRDGKALEKRVTTGRRVGDSIEVVSGLEMGDVVIIDPGDVLSGQPVNAADS
- a CDS encoding phosphoadenylyl-sulfate reductase gives rise to the protein MTCNEITVLDRLFQTAHTEDVLAWAWEKFGTRAAIGTSFQGAGLVMMHLAKEHSLKFPVFTLDTGLLFPETLELKRRLEDFFGYPIESCVPDLTAEQQTQAHGSALWERDPDLCCTLRKVLPLQGKLSGLDCWITGLRRQQSESRANLGILEAYVFDKSEGRDIFKLNPMANWTRDAVWEYIRKHGIPYNPLHDQGYRSIGCWPCTRKTANGENERAGRWTGFDKVECGIHTFMAKKPDFQI
- a CDS encoding pyrrolo-quinoline quinone; protein product: MVSSEKGLPEAFSPETGQNIKWTARLGTESHSTPVMARGRVLIGTNNGEPRDPKHQGDRGVLMCFDEKDGRLLWQLVVPKREEDPYHDWPNSGISSPATIEGDRVYIVSNRGDVLCLDLNGLANGNDGPFQDEGAYMTPKSPTGSQNSAITGSKSETGGSSAIRNPQSEVGQSLPTSAATRMTPGPLDADILWMFNLTTGAGIWSHDAAHSSILIQGDHLYLNSGTGVDNTHKRIRTPDAPGLVVFDKRTGRLLARENERNASRIFHCTWSAPSLGEVNGRPLIFFAGGDGIVYAFEPITDHVLRITKDPDPRSVDTANRNEGVQNLKTAWRFDFDPAAPKENVHRYNSNRQEGPSNIYGMPVFYQGRIYVAGGGDLFWGKNGAWLKCIDATKTGDITRTGEIWSYPLVKHTVSTPAVHDGLVFIADVGRTVHCIDAGTGKPYWTHELKGDVWASPLVADGKVYLGTRRGDFWVFAASREKKILSRVELGSPISATATAAHGVLYVATMKHLYAVANVGQASSLPVRETSPPRD